A genomic segment from Nitratiruptor sp. YY08-10 encodes:
- a CDS encoding TonB-dependent siderophore receptor — MLKRMLFAFIFPSFLFSSDTQTIEQDFLATLNEASEIASATKLNIDKTPSTVTVLRKDFIKNTGAKTLFDLMCYIPGIETSITSSGKKQIIVRGVKNSYRDKIKFLINGVEVTNNIYTNQFYYYNFPADLIKRIEFTKTPDSVRYGDNAFLGVINIITLDESDEDLISTYYSNKNRYAISAFKSIITQHGTLLLDLHKLYSKPDLLAPVTLKIDTNDNSSTIFRQPVPAHTLEKNDGLGLTYKYNNWTLQYRLQYYKKGNFFGISRVPPFKRDQFVHLQHQFIDIGYQQYLTNDWKIETNAGYKYYIWNGAFRVYPFDLDPTSEPDKDLIVGGNFAEKEFYAKANIKYLSQKHNIQFHLETSYAKPSRAYYLQYVPALGNYAHLPGPIKTDIHRSIFALGIEDLYFVNDNFTLTGGIRFDHYNEFDWKLSAKAGLVYNFDPNNTMKCIYNSAFRAPSWVELYANTAAEFNGNESLRPEYINLLELQYIKKFASSDVLKTNFYYGKTKDTIDRFLSDSGLRIYENLGDYLIRGVEVSYTKLFENVKLILRYARSFNKREYQRSPNDQQEYLGIRKDIFSTSLDYDWNHLHSHTMFKLSSTIDTPKPYPDIPSCLSLNQIFTYSLENLDIQFGVKNLTNHKNYAYVTPSELIQNRYRFSPQELAVPLSGREWFFRIRKSF, encoded by the coding sequence ATGCTTAAACGAATGCTGTTTGCATTTATCTTCCCATCTTTTTTGTTTTCATCAGACACACAAACAATTGAACAAGATTTTCTTGCAACTTTGAATGAAGCAAGCGAAATTGCATCTGCGACAAAACTCAATATCGACAAAACACCATCGACCGTTACCGTTTTGAGAAAAGATTTCATCAAAAATACTGGTGCGAAAACTCTGTTTGATTTGATGTGCTATATCCCCGGTATTGAAACTTCTATCACTTCCAGCGGGAAAAAGCAGATTATTGTCCGTGGAGTTAAAAACAGCTATCGTGATAAAATCAAATTTTTAATCAACGGTGTAGAAGTCACCAACAACATCTATACCAACCAGTTCTACTACTACAACTTTCCGGCAGATCTTATTAAACGTATCGAGTTTACCAAAACTCCCGATTCCGTGCGGTATGGGGATAATGCCTTTTTAGGAGTGATCAATATCATCACTCTTGATGAGAGTGATGAAGATTTGATTTCAACATATTACAGCAACAAAAACAGATACGCAATCAGTGCATTCAAATCTATAATCACCCAACACGGAACATTGCTACTCGATTTGCATAAACTCTATTCCAAACCGGATCTTCTTGCACCCGTAACACTCAAAATCGACACAAACGACAATTCTTCAACAATATTTCGCCAACCTGTACCGGCCCATACACTTGAAAAAAATGATGGCTTAGGACTCACCTACAAATATAACAACTGGACCCTGCAATACAGGCTGCAATACTACAAAAAAGGAAACTTTTTCGGAATTTCCCGTGTTCCCCCGTTCAAACGTGATCAATTCGTTCATTTGCAGCATCAATTCATCGATATAGGATATCAGCAGTATCTCACCAATGATTGGAAAATCGAAACGAATGCAGGATATAAATACTATATCTGGAATGGGGCTTTTCGAGTCTATCCCTTTGATCTCGATCCAACGAGCGAACCGGACAAAGATTTGATTGTTGGTGGAAACTTTGCAGAAAAAGAGTTCTATGCCAAAGCCAATATCAAATATCTTTCACAAAAACATAATATTCAATTTCATCTTGAAACCAGTTATGCCAAACCAAGCAGAGCATACTATTTGCAATATGTTCCTGCTTTGGGAAACTATGCACATCTCCCGGGACCGATCAAAACCGATATACACAGATCCATTTTTGCTTTGGGCATTGAAGATCTATACTTTGTCAACGACAATTTTACGTTGACGGGAGGAATACGGTTCGACCACTATAATGAATTTGACTGGAAACTCTCTGCAAAAGCGGGCCTTGTGTACAATTTTGACCCGAATAATACAATGAAATGTATTTACAATTCAGCCTTTCGAGCACCTTCTTGGGTTGAGCTGTATGCAAATACTGCTGCAGAATTCAACGGAAACGAATCGTTACGACCCGAATATATCAATCTGTTGGAGCTGCAATATATCAAAAAATTTGCATCCTCCGACGTTTTAAAAACAAACTTTTATTATGGAAAGACCAAAGATACCATTGATAGATTTCTCTCAGACTCCGGCCTTCGGATATACGAAAATCTCGGAGACTATTTAATACGGGGCGTAGAAGTAAGCTATACCAAGCTTTTTGAAAACGTAAAACTCATTCTTCGATATGCACGCAGTTTTAACAAACGAGAATATCAACGAAGTCCAAATGATCAACAAGAGTATCTCGGTATTCGAAAAGATATTTTCTCCACCTCATTGGATTATGACTGGAACCATTTGCATTCCCATACCATGTTCAAATTGAGCTCCACAATCGATACACCCAAGCCCTATCCGGATATTCCATCTTGCCTCTCGCTGAATCAGATTTTCACGTACTCTTTGGAAAATCTTGATATCCAGTTTGGAGTAAAAAATCTTACAAATCATAAAAACTATGCATATGTAACACCATCCGAACTT
- the acs gene encoding acetate--CoA ligase — protein sequence MEQTPVFDPTPRIKERARINSMDQYWQMVKEAERDYEGFWDRLAKEKINWREPYTKVLDESEAPFYKWFVGGKLNVTEQCIDRHLETKKNKAAIIWEGEPGDKRVITYLELYYEVNRFANLLKNKFGIKKGDRVVIYMPMIPEAAFAMLACARIGAIHSVVFGGFSAEALRDRIQDAQAKLVITADGAYRRGKPYLLKPVVDVALAKNCESVEAVLVVRRNNEEITWHEGRDYDYNELIKEMPARCEPEIMDSEDPLFLLYTSGSTGKPKGVQHSQAGYILWAQLTMEWVFDIKDTDTYWCTADVGWITGHTYIVYGPLAAGATTMMYEGVPVYPDAGRWWRMIEEYKVNQFYTAPTAIRLLHKLGPDEPDKYDLSSLYILGTVGEPINPDAWMWYFEKVGRGQCPIVDTWWQTETGGHMISPLPGATPIKPGSATFPLPGIFAEIIDKDGNKMPPNEKGYLCITKPWPSMIRTIWGDSERFVKSYFGTCKKNGKPVYFSGDGAIYDEEGYIWITGRMDDVINVSGHRLGTAEIEAAIGHHPRVAECAVVGKPHEVKGESVFAFVVLKDDEGIADEMELIKEINEVITKDIGPLAKCDEIAFVPGLPKTRSGKIMRRILRSIAKGEEIKQDTSTLEDPSIVEKIIQIVNG from the coding sequence ATGGAACAAACACCTGTTTTTGACCCAACACCAAGGATTAAAGAACGAGCTAGAATCAACTCAATGGATCAGTATTGGCAGATGGTCAAAGAGGCTGAGAGGGATTATGAAGGGTTTTGGGATAGACTGGCAAAAGAGAAGATTAACTGGCGTGAGCCTTATACAAAAGTGCTTGATGAGAGTGAAGCACCATTTTATAAATGGTTTGTAGGTGGAAAGCTCAATGTTACCGAGCAGTGTATCGATAGACACCTAGAAACAAAAAAGAACAAAGCGGCAATTATTTGGGAAGGTGAGCCGGGTGATAAACGAGTTATTACCTATTTGGAGCTTTATTATGAAGTAAATCGCTTTGCAAATCTTCTTAAAAACAAGTTTGGAATAAAAAAAGGCGATAGAGTCGTTATCTATATGCCTATGATCCCAGAAGCTGCTTTTGCGATGCTTGCATGCGCACGTATTGGTGCGATTCACTCAGTCGTTTTTGGCGGATTTAGTGCTGAAGCGCTTCGAGATAGAATTCAAGATGCCCAGGCAAAACTTGTCATCACCGCCGATGGAGCCTACAGACGAGGCAAGCCATATCTCCTTAAACCCGTTGTAGATGTGGCATTGGCAAAAAATTGCGAAAGCGTAGAAGCAGTTTTGGTTGTTCGAAGAAACAACGAAGAGATCACATGGCATGAAGGCAGAGACTACGACTACAATGAGCTTATCAAAGAGATGCCGGCACGCTGCGAACCTGAAATTATGGATAGTGAAGATCCGCTCTTTTTACTCTACACTTCAGGAAGTACCGGTAAACCAAAAGGAGTACAACACTCTCAAGCTGGCTATATCCTCTGGGCACAACTCACGATGGAGTGGGTATTTGATATAAAAGATACAGATACCTACTGGTGTACTGCTGACGTTGGCTGGATCACAGGTCACACCTACATCGTCTATGGACCTCTTGCAGCTGGGGCAACGACTATGATGTATGAGGGGGTTCCCGTCTATCCTGATGCTGGCAGATGGTGGAGAATGATCGAAGAGTATAAAGTCAATCAGTTCTACACCGCTCCAACTGCTATTCGGCTTTTACATAAACTTGGACCTGATGAACCAGATAAATATGACTTAAGCAGCCTCTACATTTTAGGAACCGTTGGTGAGCCGATCAATCCGGATGCTTGGATGTGGTATTTTGAAAAAGTGGGACGAGGGCAGTGTCCAATCGTCGATACCTGGTGGCAAACAGAAACCGGGGGTCACATGATTAGTCCACTTCCTGGAGCAACGCCGATCAAACCAGGATCTGCCACATTCCCGCTTCCTGGAATCTTTGCTGAAATCATCGATAAAGATGGCAACAAAATGCCTCCAAACGAAAAAGGGTACTTGTGTATCACGAAACCTTGGCCTAGTATGATCAGAACTATCTGGGGAGATAGCGAACGATTTGTTAAAAGCTACTTTGGCACATGTAAAAAGAACGGCAAACCAGTATACTTCAGCGGTGATGGGGCAATCTACGATGAAGAAGGGTATATCTGGATCACGGGACGTATGGATGATGTGATAAATGTGAGTGGTCACCGTTTGGGAACTGCTGAAATTGAAGCGGCTATCGGGCATCATCCAAGAGTTGCTGAGTGTGCGGTTGTCGGAAAACCGCATGAAGTCAAAGGTGAAAGTGTTTTTGCTTTTGTCGTCCTCAAAGATGATGAAGGCATTGCTGACGAAATGGAACTTATCAAAGAGATCAATGAAGTAATCACCAAGGATATCGGACCTTTGGCAAAATGTGACGAGATAGCGTTCGTTCCGGGACTTCCGAAAACAAGAAGCGGCAAGATCATGCGAAGAATCCTCAGAAGCATTGCCAAAGGCGAAGAGATCAAGCAAGATACCTCAACACTTGAAGATCCAAGCATAGTCGAAAAAATTATCCAAATAGTCAACGGATAA
- a CDS encoding DUF255 domain-containing protein, which produces MKQILGFILFSSFVLASSIKWQHNFQEAYDLALQEKKPLFVFIERVDPPCRWCNKMKTTTLQDPKIIQFINQHFIAVRLDRDTSSYPGNLFPKYVPTIYVIQRKKVIKRIIGYWSKKDFWSDLEDIKRTLHLK; this is translated from the coding sequence ATGAAACAAATTTTGGGATTTATCCTGTTTAGTTCCTTTGTACTCGCTTCATCTATCAAATGGCAACACAATTTTCAAGAAGCTTATGATCTTGCATTGCAAGAGAAAAAACCACTTTTTGTTTTTATCGAAAGAGTCGATCCGCCCTGTCGCTGGTGTAACAAAATGAAAACAACCACACTGCAAGATCCAAAAATTATACAATTTATCAATCAACATTTCATCGCCGTCCGCCTCGATCGTGATACAAGCAGCTATCCTGGTAATCTTTTTCCAAAATATGTCCCAACAATCTATGTTATTCAAAGAAAAAAAGTTATCAAACGAATCATTGGATACTGGAGTAAAAAGGATTTTTGGAGTGATTTGGAGGATATTAAAAGAACTTTACATTTAAAGTAA
- a CDS encoding HIT family protein, with product MIYENDYIYIELEKHEVPWLKIFAKRKCKEMSECDKTTKEIIYRALEIIEKEMIEYFKPDKINIASFGNYVQQVHWHIQARFQNDSFFPEPLWGQKQREGNVALPSMEVFIEKVREKLAAAI from the coding sequence ATGATTTATGAAAATGATTACATCTATATCGAACTAGAAAAACATGAAGTACCCTGGCTCAAAATATTTGCAAAAAGGAAGTGCAAAGAGATGAGCGAATGCGATAAAACGACAAAAGAGATAATTTACAGAGCCCTGGAAATTATCGAAAAAGAGATGATTGAATATTTTAAACCAGATAAGATTAATATTGCCTCTTTTGGCAACTATGTACAACAGGTGCACTGGCATATACAGGCCCGGTTTCAAAATGACAGCTTTTTTCCAGAACCTCTTTGGGGCCAAAAACAAAGAGAGGGAAATGTAGCATTGCCGTCAATGGAAGTGTTTATAGAGAAAGTGAGAGAAAAACTTGCCGCTGCTATTTAA